One genomic region from Patescibacteria group bacterium encodes:
- a CDS encoding class III extradiol dioxygenase subunit B-like domain-containing protein has translation MLVFAAFTPHTPLLIPNIGKENLAHLGKTIKAMESLNKELIEAKPETIIVFSGHHSFLSDHFIINLNTKYRGDFQEFSDLTTAVCFNGDVVLINEVRDKIEDEVPLVLKTENNLEYGTIAPLFYLTKNLPGIKVVPFSYSLADKETHFKLGKLLKEVIWESEKRIAVIAAGDLSHTLTKNSPGSYSKKGSLYDQLLIDFLKSKDIKGLLDIDNEIIEEAKECSFRSLLMLLGIIHEMNYEVNIISYEHPFGVGYLTVKFKI, from the coding sequence ATGTTGGTATTTGCCGCTTTTACTCCCCATACTCCCCTTTTGATTCCTAATATCGGCAAGGAGAATTTAGCTCATTTAGGAAAGACAATTAAGGCGATGGAGAGTTTGAATAAAGAATTGATTGAGGCCAAGCCAGAAACGATTATTGTTTTTTCCGGACACCATTCGTTTCTTTCGGACCATTTTATAATTAATTTAAACACTAAGTATCGCGGAGATTTTCAAGAATTCAGTGATTTGACCACAGCAGTTTGCTTTAATGGTGACGTTGTTTTAATTAATGAAGTAAGGGATAAAATCGAAGACGAGGTTCCCTTGGTGCTTAAAACAGAAAATAATTTGGAATACGGGACTATTGCCCCGCTTTTTTATCTAACAAAAAATTTACCCGGGATAAAAGTAGTTCCATTTTCTTATTCCTTAGCCGACAAAGAAACGCATTTCAAGCTGGGGAAATTATTAAAAGAGGTTATTTGGGAAAGTGAAAAACGCATTGCGGTGATAGCGGCGGGCGATTTATCTCATACTTTGACCAAGAATTCGCCGGGCAGTTATTCTAAAAAAGGCTCTCTCTATGACCAGTTACTTATAGATTTTTTGAAAAGCAAAGACATAAAAGGGCTTTTAGATATTGATAACGAAATTATTGAAGAAGCGAAAGAATGTTCCTTTCGTTCATTATTAATGCTTCTCGGGATTATTCACGAGATGAACTATGAAGTTAATATTATTTCTTACGAACATCCGTTTGGCGTAGGATATTTAACGGTAAAATTTAAAATCTAA